The Pseudolabrys sp. FHR47 genome contains a region encoding:
- a CDS encoding globin family protein yields MTPEQVTMVQDSFKKVVPIAGTAADLFYNRLFEIAPEVRPLFPDDLAEQKKKLIAMLATAVTNLHQVDKILPAVEDLGKRHVAYGVTDKMYEPVGAALLWTLEQGLGPDFTPELKGAWTETYMTLAGVMQKAAASVPPPMPEKKGFFSRMFN; encoded by the coding sequence ATGACGCCCGAGCAAGTAACGATGGTGCAGGACAGCTTCAAGAAAGTGGTGCCGATCGCCGGTACTGCCGCCGACCTGTTCTACAATCGACTATTCGAAATCGCTCCCGAAGTGCGCCCGCTCTTCCCGGACGATCTCGCCGAGCAAAAGAAGAAGCTGATCGCCATGCTGGCGACCGCAGTGACCAATCTGCATCAGGTCGACAAGATTCTCCCCGCGGTCGAGGACCTCGGCAAGCGGCATGTGGCCTACGGCGTGACCGACAAGATGTATGAACCGGTTGGCGCTGCGCTTTTGTGGACGCTGGAGCAGGGGCTCGGTCCCGATTTCACGCCGGAACTCAAGGGGGCTTGGACCGAGACCTACATGACCCTCGCCGGAGTGATGCAAAAGGCGGCAGCCTCCGTGCCGCCGCCGATGCCGGAGAAGAAAGGCTTTTTTAGCCGAATGTTCAACTAA
- a CDS encoding DUF3365 domain-containing protein, with translation MRTYVKLAGAAVMAGSITAATAAYAAFWSKDDNKGSLPLQKVADMLHTVMDSDRFIYTTKVVNRLMLDEKVIKADEHFMDKKALPLPAQMFRFGAERAAEKNKTFSYSLLSLWPVNKQNAPRTELEKQGLKAVADDKTKPVYGEETLGGKKYFTAVYADVAVAPACFNCHNDHPESPRKDFKLGDVLGGVVIRIPM, from the coding sequence ATGCGCACTTACGTGAAATTGGCCGGGGCTGCCGTTATGGCGGGCTCGATCACAGCGGCAACCGCGGCTTACGCCGCCTTCTGGAGCAAGGACGATAACAAGGGCAGCCTGCCCCTGCAGAAGGTTGCCGACATGCTGCACACGGTCATGGACTCCGACCGGTTCATCTACACGACGAAGGTGGTCAACCGTCTGATGCTCGACGAAAAGGTCATCAAGGCGGACGAGCATTTCATGGACAAGAAGGCGCTGCCGCTGCCGGCGCAGATGTTCCGTTTCGGCGCTGAGCGTGCCGCCGAGAAGAACAAGACTTTCTCTTACTCGCTGTTGTCGCTGTGGCCGGTCAACAAGCAGAACGCACCGCGCACCGAGCTGGAAAAGCAAGGCCTCAAGGCGGTCGCCGACGACAAGACCAAGCCGGTCTACGGCGAGGAAACTCTCGGCGGCAAGAAATACTTTACCGCCGTCTATGCGGACGTGGCCGTCGCTCCGGCCTGTTTCAACTGCCACAACGACCACCCTGAGAGCCCGCGCAAGGATTTCAAGCTTGGCGACGTGCTTGGCGGCGTCGTCATTCGCATCCCGATGTAA
- a CDS encoding cytochrome c3 family protein, producing MSRTLMLWTLWLTLSVAAALFVLGVIVYGGPRSFLLIGKTTSGHHQIELACDSCHTSVFGGKDVLQDACVNCHGAALKAENDAHPLSKFTDPRNADRIVGLDARYCATCHQEHRPGITATMGVTLPGDFCFHCHQDIASDRPSHKDLAFSTCGNAGCHNFHDNRALYADFLISHSSEPAQLAQQKLALIDFINKVADPIKIKPLAAADAKAPAEYLGNPKIIADWAADAHAKGGVNCTGCHTSKTEPEVWIAAPGMDTCKSCHANQATTFVEGKHGMRLRDGMASTKDGPFDLWKAEKLSPMTPAKARLPMKPEVAHQELTCNTCHSSHGYDTKAAQVTACAGCHNDTHTQAYFASPHYDLFKKELAGEAPRGTGVSCATCHMPVVERRDEYGTKSVFVTHNQNDNLRPNEKMTRSVCASCHGLQFTLDALADRKLIDINFKGSPGVHIESIEWAKKRAEERSKARR from the coding sequence ATGTCGCGCACGCTCATGCTCTGGACATTGTGGCTCACACTTTCGGTCGCGGCCGCCCTGTTCGTTCTGGGCGTGATCGTCTATGGCGGGCCGCGGTCGTTCCTGCTGATCGGCAAGACGACGTCCGGCCATCACCAGATCGAGCTTGCCTGCGATAGCTGTCATACCAGCGTGTTCGGCGGCAAGGACGTGCTGCAGGACGCTTGCGTCAACTGCCACGGCGCGGCGCTGAAGGCCGAGAACGACGCGCACCCGTTGTCGAAATTCACCGATCCGCGCAATGCCGACCGCATAGTCGGCCTTGACGCGCGTTACTGCGCCACCTGTCATCAGGAGCATCGTCCCGGCATCACCGCGACCATGGGCGTGACGCTGCCGGGCGACTTCTGCTTCCACTGTCACCAGGACATCGCCAGCGACCGGCCGAGCCACAAGGATCTCGCCTTCAGCACTTGCGGCAATGCTGGCTGCCATAACTTCCATGACAATCGCGCGCTCTATGCCGATTTCCTGATCAGTCATTCCAGCGAACCGGCGCAGCTCGCGCAGCAAAAGCTGGCGCTCATCGACTTTATCAATAAGGTCGCCGATCCAATCAAGATTAAGCCGCTTGCGGCCGCCGATGCCAAGGCGCCGGCGGAATATTTGGGCAATCCGAAAATCATTGCCGACTGGGCGGCCGACGCGCACGCCAAAGGCGGCGTGAATTGCACCGGTTGCCACACGTCGAAAACCGAACCGGAAGTCTGGATCGCGGCGCCGGGCATGGACACCTGCAAGTCCTGTCACGCCAACCAGGCAACCACGTTCGTCGAGGGCAAGCACGGCATGCGCCTGCGCGACGGCATGGCCTCGACCAAGGACGGTCCGTTCGATCTCTGGAAAGCCGAGAAACTATCACCGATGACGCCGGCCAAAGCGCGTCTGCCGATGAAGCCCGAGGTCGCGCACCAGGAGCTGACCTGCAACACCTGCCACTCATCGCATGGTTACGACACCAAGGCGGCGCAGGTGACGGCCTGCGCCGGCTGCCATAACGACACGCACACGCAAGCCTATTTCGCCTCGCCGCATTACGACCTGTTCAAGAAGGAACTGGCGGGCGAAGCGCCGCGCGGAACAGGCGTGTCCTGCGCGACCTGTCATATGCCGGTGGTCGAGCGTCGCGACGAATATGGCACCAAGTCGGTCTTCGTCACGCATAACCAGAACGATAACTTGCGTCCGAACGAAAAGATGACGCGCAGCGTCTGCGCCAGTTGCCATGGCTTGCAGTTCACGCTCGACGCGCTCGCGGATCGCAAGCTCATCGACATCAATTTCAAGGGTTCGCCGGGGGTCCACATCGAAAGCATCGAGTGGGCGAAGAAGCGCGCTGAAGAACGAAGCAAGGCGCGTCGATGA
- a CDS encoding FAD-dependent oxidoreductase: MKLPSHDSSEVGALAVMPERVHPHSDAPVIVVGGGPAGLRVAQDLARRDIAVIQFNAERWKPYNRLKLTPFLAGEVQIGIVYQPNLFPPKARVTQYTGQTVVAIDRDAKTVTNNLGRSFAYSKLVLCLGSHAHIPPIPGRDLVGVYRFRNFDDVELLVARSLRSRRTVVIGGGLLGLEAARGMALRRVETVVVEHESHLMARQLDKAGGTLLEKQIVGMGIGVRTGNSVKAIEGAGRVERVVLANGEAIDCDTVIICTGIRPNIELARNAGIVVGRGITVDDAMRTSDPAIYAAGECAEHDGNIYGLVAPGLEQAAVAAACVAGGKASYRGSVPTTKLKIVGTDVFSMGDIEQIDQRLDLSSVVWQAADGKAYRRLIFRRGRLVGAMAVGDWPEVNRIQQAVRDHAFVWPWQFYRFRSSGILYPVIAPKSAAQWPAAATVCNCTGVTRGQLGEAMRLGATTVEGLMQETNASTVCGTCRPLLLEILGEQKQYEPVFGARTIGVVSVLAVLAALVAWFAPPWPYSRSMQQGLGIDRFWLDGDWKQVTGFTLLGLSGIIAFLSVRKRLKARWLGHYKFWRIVHAVIGTAALGVLFMHTGFRLGNNLNFWLMATFLAVAVIGSITGVITAQEHKLLSNGRASPRAALVWLHILTFWPMPVLLMLHVVTVYAY, translated from the coding sequence ATGAAACTTCCCAGCCACGACAGTTCAGAAGTCGGCGCCCTCGCGGTGATGCCTGAACGCGTGCATCCGCATTCTGATGCGCCGGTCATCGTGGTCGGTGGCGGCCCTGCGGGGCTGCGTGTCGCGCAGGACCTGGCCCGACGCGACATTGCCGTCATCCAGTTCAATGCCGAGCGCTGGAAACCCTACAACCGACTTAAGCTCACGCCCTTTCTCGCCGGCGAGGTGCAGATCGGCATTGTCTATCAGCCGAATCTGTTTCCGCCGAAGGCCCGCGTGACGCAATACACCGGACAAACGGTGGTCGCGATCGATCGTGATGCGAAAACCGTCACCAACAATCTCGGCCGCAGCTTCGCCTATTCCAAACTCGTCCTCTGCCTCGGCTCGCATGCGCATATCCCGCCGATCCCGGGACGCGATCTGGTCGGCGTCTATCGGTTCCGCAATTTCGATGACGTCGAGCTTCTGGTGGCGCGCAGCCTACGCTCGCGCCGCACGGTGGTGATCGGCGGCGGCTTGCTCGGCCTCGAGGCCGCGCGCGGCATGGCGCTGCGCAGGGTGGAAACCGTCGTCGTCGAGCACGAGAGCCATTTGATGGCGCGCCAGCTCGACAAAGCGGGTGGCACGCTGCTCGAGAAGCAGATCGTCGGCATGGGCATCGGCGTGCGTACCGGCAATTCGGTCAAGGCGATCGAAGGTGCGGGCCGCGTCGAACGCGTGGTGCTGGCCAACGGCGAAGCCATCGATTGCGACACGGTCATCATCTGCACCGGCATTCGTCCGAATATCGAACTGGCGCGCAACGCCGGTATCGTTGTCGGCCGCGGCATCACTGTCGACGATGCGATGCGCACCAGCGATCCAGCCATTTATGCAGCCGGCGAATGCGCCGAACATGATGGCAACATTTACGGCCTGGTTGCACCGGGGCTCGAGCAGGCGGCGGTGGCCGCGGCTTGCGTGGCCGGCGGCAAGGCGAGCTATCGCGGCTCGGTTCCGACCACGAAGCTCAAGATTGTCGGCACCGACGTCTTCAGCATGGGCGATATCGAGCAGATCGACCAGCGGCTCGATCTGTCCTCCGTGGTCTGGCAGGCGGCCGATGGCAAGGCCTATCGCCGGCTCATCTTTCGCCGCGGCCGTCTGGTCGGCGCCATGGCGGTCGGCGACTGGCCGGAGGTCAACCGTATCCAGCAGGCGGTGCGCGACCACGCTTTCGTCTGGCCCTGGCAGTTCTATCGCTTCCGCAGCTCCGGCATTCTTTATCCGGTCATCGCGCCGAAATCGGCGGCGCAATGGCCAGCCGCGGCGACGGTCTGCAATTGCACCGGCGTGACGCGCGGCCAGCTCGGCGAGGCGATGCGTCTCGGCGCGACGACCGTCGAAGGCCTGATGCAGGAGACTAATGCGTCGACAGTCTGCGGCACCTGCCGGCCGCTGCTGCTGGAGATTCTCGGCGAGCAGAAGCAATACGAGCCGGTGTTCGGCGCGCGGACCATCGGCGTGGTTTCGGTGCTCGCCGTGCTGGCGGCGCTCGTCGCCTGGTTCGCGCCGCCCTGGCCCTATTCGCGCAGCATGCAGCAGGGCCTGGGCATCGACCGTTTCTGGCTCGACGGCGACTGGAAACAGGTGACGGGCTTCACGCTGCTCGGCCTGTCGGGGATCATCGCCTTCTTGTCGGTGCGCAAGCGCCTCAAGGCCAGATGGCTGGGGCACTACAAGTTCTGGCGCATCGTCCATGCCGTCATTGGTACCGCCGCGCTCGGCGTGCTGTTCATGCACACCGGCTTCCGCCTCGGCAACAATCTGAATTTCTGGCTGATGGCGACGTTTCTCGCCGTGGCCGTCATCGGCAGCATCACCGGCGTCATCACCGCGCAGGAGCACAAGTTGCTATCGAACGGCAGGGCGTCGCCACGCGCCGCGCTGGTCTGGCTTCACATACTTACGTTCTGGCCGATGCCGGTGCTGCTGATGCTGCACGTCGTCACGGTCTACGCCTACTGA
- a CDS encoding RidA family protein, whose product MTIDILHPQGWAPAKGYANGVAAEGRQVFIAGQIGWNEKCELVSDDFVAQVEQALKNIVAVLKEAGGGPEHLVRLTWYLTDKREYVSRQKELGEAYRRVLGKNFPAMSAFVVMALIEDRAKVEIEATAVVPSR is encoded by the coding sequence ATGACCATCGACATTCTGCATCCGCAGGGCTGGGCGCCGGCGAAGGGCTATGCCAATGGCGTGGCGGCGGAAGGCCGGCAGGTCTTTATTGCCGGCCAGATCGGCTGGAACGAGAAGTGCGAACTCGTCAGCGACGATTTCGTCGCGCAGGTCGAGCAGGCGCTCAAGAACATCGTCGCGGTTCTGAAGGAGGCAGGCGGCGGGCCGGAGCATCTGGTGCGCCTGACTTGGTATCTCACCGACAAGCGCGAATACGTGTCACGGCAGAAGGAACTCGGCGAAGCCTACCGCCGCGTTCTCGGCAAGAATTTTCCGGCGATGTCCGCGTTTGTCGTTATGGCGCTGATCGAGGATCGCGCCAAGGTCGAGATCGAGGCGACGGCGGTGGTGCCGTCGCGCTGA
- a CDS encoding benzoate-CoA ligase family protein: protein MPQIKLGPTAHVDTFTRDNLPPFDLWPEILLDRPEFQYPDYLNAAVELTDRMVERGFGDHIALIGNGRRRTYKELTDWSNRLAHALVENYGVKPGNRVLIRSGNNPALVAAWLAATKAGAVVVNTMPMLRAGELTKIVDKAEIGLALCDSRIADELIACAKTSKFLKQVVSFDGTQNHDAELDRIALDKPVKFDAVKTGRDDVALLGFTSGTTGEPKATMHFHRDILMIADGYAREVLKVTPEDVFVGSPPLAFTFGLGGLAIFPLRFGAAATLLENASPPNMIQIIETYKATICFTAPTAYRAMMAAMDKGADLSSLRIAVSAGETLPGPVFEQWTTKTGKPILDGIGSTEMLHIFITNRMGEARPGATGKPVTGYVAKVVDEKMNEVPRGEIGRLAVRGPTGCRYLADKRQTSYVRDGWNITGDTFVQDEDGYFHFVARADDMIVSAGYNIAGPEVEAALLSHPDVAECAVIGKRDEERGEIVAAYVVLKANVEADDLCRKKLQDHVKATIAPYKYPRAVNFVEALPKTQTGKIQRFRLRE, encoded by the coding sequence ATGCCCCAGATCAAACTCGGACCTACCGCGCACGTGGACACGTTCACGCGCGATAATCTGCCTCCCTTCGATCTGTGGCCGGAGATCCTGCTCGATCGGCCGGAATTCCAGTATCCGGACTACCTCAATGCCGCGGTCGAACTCACCGACCGCATGGTCGAGCGTGGTTTCGGCGATCACATTGCGCTCATCGGTAACGGCCGCCGCCGCACCTACAAGGAACTGACCGACTGGTCGAACCGGCTTGCCCATGCGCTGGTCGAGAACTACGGCGTCAAGCCGGGCAATCGCGTGCTGATCCGTTCCGGCAACAATCCGGCGCTGGTCGCCGCCTGGCTGGCCGCGACCAAGGCCGGCGCTGTGGTCGTCAACACCATGCCGATGCTGCGTGCCGGCGAACTCACCAAGATCGTCGACAAGGCCGAGATCGGCTTGGCGCTCTGCGACAGCCGGATCGCTGACGAGCTGATTGCTTGCGCCAAGACCAGCAAATTCCTCAAGCAGGTGGTCTCCTTCGACGGCACACAGAACCACGATGCCGAGCTGGATCGCATCGCGCTCGACAAGCCGGTGAAGTTCGACGCCGTGAAAACCGGCCGCGACGACGTCGCGCTGCTTGGTTTCACCTCCGGCACAACGGGCGAGCCGAAGGCGACCATGCATTTCCATCGCGACATTCTGATGATTGCCGATGGCTATGCCCGCGAAGTGCTGAAAGTGACGCCGGAGGACGTTTTCGTCGGCTCGCCGCCGCTCGCCTTCACTTTCGGCCTTGGTGGATTGGCAATATTCCCGTTGCGTTTCGGCGCCGCCGCGACATTGCTGGAGAATGCCTCGCCACCGAACATGATCCAGATCATCGAGACCTATAAGGCGACGATCTGCTTCACCGCGCCGACGGCCTATCGCGCCATGATGGCGGCGATGGACAAAGGTGCCGACCTGTCGTCGCTGCGCATTGCGGTGTCGGCGGGCGAGACCTTGCCGGGCCCGGTATTCGAGCAATGGACGACGAAGACCGGCAAACCGATCCTTGACGGGATCGGTTCGACCGAGATGCTGCACATCTTCATTACCAACCGCATGGGTGAGGCGCGGCCTGGCGCGACCGGCAAGCCGGTCACCGGCTATGTCGCCAAGGTGGTCGACGAGAAGATGAACGAAGTGCCGCGCGGCGAGATTGGCCGTCTGGCGGTGCGTGGCCCGACCGGTTGCCGTTATCTTGCCGACAAGCGCCAGACCAGCTATGTGCGCGACGGCTGGAATATCACCGGCGATACTTTCGTGCAGGACGAGGATGGCTACTTCCATTTCGTCGCCCGCGCCGACGATATGATCGTCTCCGCCGGCTACAACATCGCGGGACCGGAAGTTGAAGCGGCACTGCTGTCGCATCCGGATGTTGCCGAATGTGCCGTGATCGGCAAACGCGATGAAGAACGCGGCGAGATCGTCGCGGCCTATGTCGTCCTCAAGGCCAATGTCGAAGCCGATGACCTGTGCCGCAAGAAATTGCAGGACCACGTCAAGGCGACCATCGCGCCTTACAAATACCCACGCGCGGTCAATTTCGTCGAGGCTCTGCCGAAGACGCAGACCGGCAAGATCCAGCGTTTCAGATTGCGGGAGTAG
- a CDS encoding acyl-CoA dehydrogenase family protein, translating to MPDKSFLTWPFFDDTHRAYAAKIDAWAQANLQAVDHHDVDAACRKLVKALGQGGFLAHTAPATESDKLDVRTLALSRETLARHSGLADFAFAMQGLGAGPISLFGSPSQRAAWLPKTRAGEAIAAFALSEAASGSDVANITTSAKRDGDAWVIDGEKTWISNGGIADLYVVFARTGEAPGAKGLSAFIVEGSNPGLSIAERLEVIAPHPLARIAFKNCRVPASALIGKPGDGFKIAMATLDVFRTTVGAAALGFARRALDQTVGRAGSRHLFGAPLGELQMVQGHIADMALDIDAAALLVYRAAWAKDMGAARVSREAAMAKLYATESAQRVIDAAVQIHGGDGVRSGHPVETLYREIRALRIYEGASDVQKIIISRAVTSMAER from the coding sequence ATGCCCGATAAATCCTTCCTCACCTGGCCGTTCTTCGACGACACGCATCGCGCCTATGCGGCGAAGATCGACGCCTGGGCGCAGGCGAACCTCCAAGCGGTCGATCATCACGATGTCGATGCCGCTTGCCGTAAATTGGTGAAGGCGTTGGGGCAGGGAGGTTTTCTCGCGCATACCGCGCCGGCAACTGAAAGCGACAAGCTCGACGTTCGCACGCTGGCGCTGTCGCGCGAGACCCTGGCGCGGCATTCCGGTCTCGCCGATTTTGCCTTCGCCATGCAGGGACTCGGCGCCGGGCCGATCTCGCTGTTCGGCTCGCCCTCGCAGCGCGCGGCGTGGTTGCCGAAAACGCGCGCCGGAGAAGCGATTGCCGCCTTCGCGCTGTCGGAAGCGGCCTCGGGCTCCGATGTCGCCAACATCACCACGAGTGCGAAACGTGACGGTGACGCCTGGGTCATCGACGGCGAGAAGACCTGGATATCTAACGGCGGCATTGCCGATCTTTACGTTGTTTTCGCACGCACGGGTGAAGCGCCCGGCGCCAAGGGCCTGTCGGCCTTCATCGTCGAGGGCTCGAATCCCGGCCTGTCGATTGCCGAGCGCCTCGAAGTCATCGCGCCGCATCCGCTCGCCCGCATTGCCTTCAAGAACTGCCGCGTGCCGGCATCGGCTCTGATCGGCAAGCCGGGCGATGGCTTTAAGATCGCGATGGCGACTCTCGATGTGTTCCGCACCACGGTCGGCGCCGCGGCGCTCGGCTTTGCCCGTCGCGCCCTCGACCAAACCGTGGGTCGCGCCGGCTCGCGTCATCTGTTCGGTGCTCCGCTTGGCGAGCTGCAGATGGTGCAGGGCCACATCGCCGACATGGCGCTCGACATCGATGCCGCGGCGCTGCTGGTTTATCGCGCGGCGTGGGCCAAGGACATGGGCGCCGCGCGCGTGTCGCGCGAAGCGGCGATGGCCAAGCTTTACGCAACCGAGTCCGCCCAGCGCGTCATCGACGCCGCCGTGCAGATTCATGGCGGTGACGGCGTTCGTTCCGGACATCCGGTCGAGACGCTGTATCGCGAAATCCGCGCCCTGCGCATCTACGAAGGTGCGTCGGACGTGCAGAAGATCATCATCAGCCGGGCAGTCACCTCAATGGCGGAGCGCTAA
- a CDS encoding enoyl-CoA hydratase family protein has product MADYKPKHFNWRVEGKVAVMSLSRPERKNPMTFESYAEMRDTFRALTYADDIKAVVIASNGGNFCSGGDVHDIIGPLLDKDMKGLLAFTRMTGDLVKAMNAAPQPIVAAIDGVCVGAGAMIALFSDMRIGTPAAKTAFLFTRVGLAGCDMGACAMLPRVIGQGRAAELLYTGRTMSADEGERWGFFNRLTDAAQLEGEAITLAQQLVAGPTFAHMMTKTMLAQEWSMSLPMAIEAEAQAQAICMQTRDFRRAYDAFVAKDKPVFAGD; this is encoded by the coding sequence ATGGCCGACTACAAGCCGAAACACTTCAACTGGCGCGTCGAAGGCAAGGTGGCGGTGATGTCGCTCAGCCGCCCTGAGCGCAAGAATCCGATGACCTTCGAATCCTACGCCGAGATGCGGGACACCTTCCGCGCGCTGACCTATGCCGACGATATCAAGGCGGTGGTGATCGCTTCGAATGGCGGCAATTTCTGCTCCGGCGGCGATGTGCACGACATCATCGGTCCGCTGCTCGACAAGGACATGAAGGGGCTGCTCGCGTTCACCCGCATGACCGGTGATCTGGTCAAGGCAATGAATGCCGCGCCGCAGCCGATCGTCGCCGCGATCGATGGCGTCTGCGTCGGCGCCGGCGCCATGATCGCGCTGTTCTCCGATATGCGCATCGGCACGCCGGCGGCAAAGACCGCATTCCTGTTCACGCGCGTCGGCCTCGCCGGCTGCGACATGGGCGCTTGCGCCATGCTGCCGCGTGTCATCGGTCAGGGCCGTGCTGCCGAGTTGCTCTACACCGGCCGCACGATGTCGGCGGATGAAGGCGAGCGCTGGGGCTTCTTCAACAGGCTGACCGACGCAGCGCAGCTCGAGGGCGAGGCGATCACGCTGGCGCAACAGCTCGTCGCCGGGCCGACCTTCGCGCACATGATGACCAAGACCATGCTGGCCCAGGAGTGGTCGATGTCGCTGCCGATGGCGATTGAGGCCGAGGCGCAGGCGCAGGCGATCTGCATGCAGACGCGCGATTTCCGCCGCGCCTATGACGCCTTCGTCGCCAAAGACAAGCCGGTTTTCGCGGGGGATTGA
- a CDS encoding MarR family winged helix-turn-helix transcriptional regulator has translation MTNAKLKVPVRPLSKQRLRLWLRLLRAARAIEAELRERLRKEYAITLPQFDVMAALARKPDGMNMTELSRMLMVSNGNVTGIIDRLAGEKLVLRQAPANDRRSFIVRLTPKGAAQFADIAKAHERWVDELLADFDAAEAEHLIEMLGGLAQLSRGETQS, from the coding sequence ATGACGAACGCGAAGCTGAAGGTGCCGGTGCGTCCGCTCAGCAAACAGCGCCTGCGGCTGTGGCTGCGGCTGTTGCGCGCCGCCCGCGCCATCGAGGCAGAACTGCGCGAAAGACTGCGCAAGGAGTATGCGATCACGTTGCCGCAGTTCGACGTCATGGCGGCGCTGGCGCGCAAGCCGGACGGCATGAACATGACCGAATTGTCGCGCATGCTGATGGTGTCGAACGGCAATGTCACCGGCATCATCGACCGTCTTGCCGGCGAAAAGCTGGTGTTGCGGCAGGCGCCGGCCAATGACCGGCGTTCTTTCATCGTGCGCCTGACGCCGAAGGGCGCGGCACAGTTTGCCGATATCGCCAAGGCGCACGAAAGATGGGTCGACGAACTGCTTGCCGATTTCGATGCCGCCGAGGCGGAACACTTGATCGAGATGCTCGGCGGTCTTGCGCAATTGAGCCGGGGAGAAACGCAATCATGA
- a CDS encoding SDR family NAD(P)-dependent oxidoreductase, translating into MLAGKLFSGKHALVTGGGSGIGAAIAHALAAEGASVSLVGRRAAPLEAMAKELSKELPKASAIVADITSGTECKAMVETARAAHGPIDIVIANAGMAASAPAAKIDAAHWQQMIGVNLTGAFNTVQAALADVTRHPGGRIVFVASTAGLKGYPYVAAYVAAKHGVVGLMRALAVELAPKGTTVNAVCPGFTDTPLLAGAVDTIVSKTGRDAEASRAELAKDNPHGRLITPEEVAQTVLYLCAPSSGSVNGQAIAVTGGPV; encoded by the coding sequence CTGCTCGCTGGCAAGCTCTTTTCGGGCAAGCACGCATTAGTGACGGGCGGCGGCTCCGGCATCGGCGCCGCGATCGCCCATGCACTGGCGGCCGAAGGCGCATCGGTGTCGCTTGTCGGCCGCCGCGCGGCGCCGCTCGAGGCGATGGCCAAAGAATTATCAAAGGAGTTGCCGAAGGCGAGCGCGATCGTTGCCGACATCACGAGCGGTACCGAATGCAAGGCGATGGTCGAGACGGCGCGCGCCGCGCATGGTCCTATCGACATCGTCATCGCCAATGCCGGCATGGCGGCGAGTGCTCCCGCCGCGAAAATCGATGCTGCGCACTGGCAACAGATGATCGGCGTCAATCTCACCGGCGCTTTCAACACCGTGCAGGCCGCGCTCGCGGACGTCACGCGCCATCCGGGCGGGCGCATTGTGTTCGTCGCTTCGACTGCCGGTCTCAAAGGCTATCCTTATGTCGCGGCTTATGTTGCCGCCAAGCACGGCGTCGTCGGCCTGATGCGCGCGCTCGCCGTCGAACTCGCGCCCAAGGGCACGACGGTGAACGCGGTGTGTCCCGGATTCACCGATACACCGCTGCTTGCCGGCGCGGTCGACACCATCGTGTCGAAGACCGGCCGCGATGCGGAAGCCTCGCGGGCCGAACTGGCAAAGGACAATCCGCACGGCCGTCTCATCACGCCGGAGGAAGTGGCGCAAACCGTGCTCTATCTGTGCGCGCCATCGTCCGGTTCGGTGAATGGTCAGGCCATCGCGGTCACGGGAGGCCCGGTATGA